The following is a genomic window from Thioclava electrotropha.
GCATTCGGACTTACCAGAGCGAAGCGGGGGAAAACCTGACATGTCAAACAACCTGATGGCAGGCAAACGCGGGCTGATTATGGGCCTTGCGAATGACAAATCCATCGCCTGGGGCATCGCCAAAGCCCTCGCGGACGCTGGCGCGGAGCTGGCTTTCTCGTTCCAGGGCGAGGCGCTGAAGAAGCGCGTGGGCCCGCTGGCCGAACAACTCGGCTCCGATATCCTCGTGGAATGCGACGTCGCCAGCGGCGACTCGATCCAGACGCTCTTCGAGACGCTGCGCACCCATTGGGACAGCATCGATTTCGTCGTCCATGCGATCGGCTTCTCCGACAAGTCGGAGCTGCGCGGACGCTACGTCGACACGTCGCGCGACAATTTCAAAACCACGATGGACATCTCGGTCTATTCCTTCACCGCCGTGTGCAAGGAAGCCGCCGCGATGATGAACGAGGGCGGTTCGCTGCTCACGCTCACCTATTACGGTGCCGAGCAGGTCATGCCGCATTACAACGTGATGGGCGTGGCGAAAGCGGCGCTGGAAGCCAGCGTGATGTATATCGCCGAGGATCTGGGCAAGGACGGCATCCGCTGCAACGCGATCTCCGCCGGCCCGATCAAGACGCTCGCCGCGAGCGGGATCGGTGATTTCCGCTACATCATGAAGTGGAACGAGCTGAACTCGCCGCTGCGCCGCAACGTGACGCAGGAAGAGGTCGGCAAGGCCGCGCTTTACCTGCTCTCCGATCTCGGTTCCGGCACCACCGGCGAGACGCTGCATGTCGACGCTGGCTATCACGTGGTGG
Proteins encoded in this region:
- the fabI gene encoding enoyl-ACP reductase FabI, translating into MSNNLMAGKRGLIMGLANDKSIAWGIAKALADAGAELAFSFQGEALKKRVGPLAEQLGSDILVECDVASGDSIQTLFETLRTHWDSIDFVVHAIGFSDKSELRGRYVDTSRDNFKTTMDISVYSFTAVCKEAAAMMNEGGSLLTLTYYGAEQVMPHYNVMGVAKAALEASVMYIAEDLGKDGIRCNAISAGPIKTLAASGIGDFRYIMKWNELNSPLRRNVTQEEVGKAALYLLSDLGSGTTGETLHVDAGYHVVGMKAVDAPDIDVVTKRKE